One Cupriavidus basilensis genomic window carries:
- the gspK gene encoding type II secretion system minor pseudopilin GspK, protein MRSRESGAAVVTALLVVALATTLVATMFAQQQVATRSVEAHRLRMQAESMQGLVVERARLQLLDSSRVASVDHLRQRWAQPLQPIRAAELLGPQAARLAGFSDAPQAMMVSSRVLDAQARFNLATLIAPGEAGKPAGVRVSGVALYQRLLTSLSLNPGLASVTATYMLKTTQGGGSAREGLPLVQMRDLLAIPGYTRDTVRALIPYVVILPVATSINLNTAEAQVLAACIPGLSVSQASALVSDRERAYFRDVGDLSIRLKAIAPGLPEPQGLLLETRSQYFLVQGEVRNARAVLRLEALVLREGIGAAVRTRVVWSNDPETQELD, encoded by the coding sequence ATGAGATCACGGGAGAGCGGTGCTGCCGTGGTGACGGCGTTGCTGGTGGTGGCGCTGGCGACGACGCTGGTCGCAACCATGTTCGCACAGCAGCAAGTGGCCACACGTTCAGTGGAGGCGCATCGTCTGCGCATGCAGGCAGAATCCATGCAGGGGCTCGTGGTGGAGCGGGCGCGATTGCAGCTGCTCGATAGCAGCCGGGTGGCATCCGTCGATCACCTGCGCCAGCGCTGGGCCCAGCCGCTGCAGCCCATACGTGCGGCGGAGTTGCTCGGCCCCCAGGCCGCGCGCCTGGCTGGCTTCTCGGATGCTCCGCAAGCCATGATGGTCAGCTCGCGCGTGCTGGATGCGCAGGCGCGTTTCAACCTGGCAACCTTGATTGCACCCGGAGAAGCCGGTAAGCCGGCCGGGGTTCGTGTCAGTGGCGTGGCACTCTATCAGCGGCTTCTCACCTCCTTGTCGTTGAACCCGGGGCTGGCCTCGGTGACAGCGACATACATGCTAAAGACCACTCAGGGTGGTGGCTCGGCACGAGAGGGCCTGCCGCTTGTGCAGATGCGGGATCTGCTCGCCATTCCCGGCTATACGCGGGATACGGTTCGCGCGCTGATTCCCTACGTGGTGATACTTCCGGTCGCGACTTCGATCAACCTCAACACGGCCGAGGCGCAGGTGCTGGCCGCATGCATTCCCGGTTTGTCCGTGTCGCAGGCCAGCGCCTTGGTGTCGGACCGGGAGCGGGCGTACTTTCGTGATGTGGGCGACCTTAGCATCAGGCTCAAGGCCATCGCGCCGGGACTGCCTGAGCCGCAAGGCCTGCTCCTAGAGACGCGCAGCCAGTACTTCCTGGTACAAGGTGAGGTTCGCAACGCGCGTGCCGTATTGCGTCTAGAGGCATTGGTGCTGCGTGAGGGCATTGGCGCAGCCGTGCGTACGCGAGTGGTGTGGTCTAACGATCCTGAAACGCAGGAACTCGATTGA